The following proteins come from a genomic window of Haloplanus salinus:
- a CDS encoding RNA-guided endonuclease InsQ/TnpB family protein: MAIEVTRTYVGSIQNHRQVCDGLDSLGDSASKIWNVARWTTDRIWDATGEIPDEGVLKSYMKNQACWKDLNAQSSQKVIEELSDAFQSWFDLRHKVDEANPPGYRKRGDNRPRSTVTFKEDGFKHDPENNRVRLSKGSNLKEYWADFLLCEYQTRPEVEFSEIESVQNVRAVWNGDEWELHFVCKVELEPTDSTGDGVAGIDLGVTNIATIAFPDEYVLYPGNSLKQDKHYFKRAEYDTEGENSPSEKSMWARRKLADRETHFYHTLTNAIITECVERGVRTLAVSWPEDIRDLDRGKTGNKKLHTWAFDRIYQYLAYKGEIRGIEVLKENEWNTSKTCSKCGDDASSNRKHRGLYICPSCGLVGNADCNGAENMRQKITPSPHGEDRSNGCVAQPSVHLFDSESGAFAPREQVVS, from the coding sequence ATGGCGATTGAGGTCACGCGCACCTACGTTGGTTCCATCCAGAACCACCGGCAGGTCTGCGATGGCCTCGACTCGCTCGGAGACTCCGCCTCCAAGATCTGGAACGTCGCACGATGGACAACCGACCGCATCTGGGACGCAACCGGCGAAATCCCAGACGAGGGCGTGCTGAAATCGTATATGAAAAACCAAGCGTGCTGGAAAGATTTGAACGCACAATCCAGTCAGAAAGTCATCGAAGAACTTTCCGACGCTTTCCAGTCATGGTTCGACCTGCGACACAAGGTTGACGAGGCCAATCCACCCGGCTACCGAAAACGCGGTGACAATCGGCCACGAAGTACGGTTACGTTCAAAGAAGACGGATTCAAACACGACCCTGAGAACAACAGAGTTCGACTTTCGAAAGGCTCGAACCTCAAAGAATACTGGGCGGACTTCTTGCTCTGTGAGTATCAGACGCGCCCCGAGGTTGAATTCTCGGAGATCGAATCCGTGCAGAACGTTCGCGCAGTCTGGAACGGTGACGAGTGGGAGCTACACTTCGTCTGCAAAGTCGAACTCGAGCCCACCGACTCCACAGGTGACGGCGTGGCAGGCATCGATCTCGGCGTCACGAACATCGCCACGATCGCCTTCCCTGACGAGTACGTGCTGTACCCTGGCAACTCTCTCAAGCAGGACAAGCACTATTTCAAACGAGCGGAGTACGACACAGAGGGCGAGAACAGCCCGTCTGAGAAGTCGATGTGGGCACGTCGGAAACTCGCTGACCGCGAGACGCACTTCTACCACACGCTTACGAACGCCATCATCACCGAGTGTGTCGAGCGCGGTGTTAGGACGCTTGCGGTGAGTTGGCCTGAAGATATTCGAGATTTGGATCGGGGCAAGACTGGCAACAAGAAGTTGCACACGTGGGCGTTCGACCGTATCTATCAGTATCTGGCGTACAAGGGCGAGATTCGTGGCATTGAGGTGCTGAAAGAGAACGAGTGGAACACCTCGAAGACCTGCTCGAAGTGTGGCGACGATGCGAGTTCAAACCGTAAGCACCGTGGGTTGTACATCTGCCCGTCGTGCGGGTTGGTCGGGAACGCGGATTGTAATGGGGCAGAGAACATGCGACAGAAGATAACTCCGAGTCCTCATGGAGAGGATAGGAGTAACGGCTGTGTGGCACAGCCATCGGTACACCTGTTCGATTCAGAGAGTGGGGCGTTCGCCCCGCGAGAACAGGTCGTGTCGTAG
- a CDS encoding ferredoxin--NADP reductase gives MIHETTVVDTYQMTPRVNGFRLRVPGHQFDYEPGQHTTIRFESGGEEVVRPYTPTNLPGSDQLALTIKRYDDGLASSYMHQKRPGDTVRIGPIEGALSLADPGRDVAFLASGTGITPMMAMLRQYLREGSGHAHLILGEKREETIIHRETLNELAANNPNLDITFVLSDPNWEWTGRIGYAQEHLEELFDAFAERDFYVCGVPAMVVQTKARLAELGAPDERIHSEGWEDSAVADD, from the coding sequence ATGATACACGAAACCACCGTCGTCGATACGTACCAGATGACGCCGCGGGTGAACGGGTTTCGCCTGCGCGTGCCCGGCCACCAGTTCGACTACGAACCGGGACAGCACACGACGATCCGGTTCGAATCGGGTGGCGAGGAGGTCGTTCGACCGTACACACCGACGAATCTCCCTGGGAGCGACCAGCTCGCGCTGACGATCAAACGATACGACGACGGGCTGGCCTCGTCGTACATGCACCAGAAGCGGCCGGGAGATACGGTCCGAATCGGCCCTATCGAGGGTGCACTGTCGCTTGCCGACCCGGGGCGAGACGTCGCGTTTCTCGCGTCCGGAACGGGGATCACGCCCATGATGGCGATGCTTCGGCAGTACCTCCGCGAGGGCTCCGGCCATGCGCATTTGATTCTCGGTGAGAAACGAGAGGAGACGATCATCCACCGCGAGACGCTCAACGAACTGGCAGCGAACAACCCGAACCTCGATATCACGTTCGTGCTGTCCGACCCGAACTGGGAGTGGACCGGACGGATTGGCTACGCACAGGAGCACCTCGAGGAGCTGTTCGACGCGTTCGCCGAGCGTGACTTCTACGTCTGTGGTGTTCCGGCGATGGTCGTCCAGACGAAAGCGCGTCTGGCAGAGTTGGGCGCTCCCGACGAGCGGATTCACAGTGAGGGCTGGGAAGACAGCGCCGTCGCGGACGACTGA
- a CDS encoding HEPN domain-containing protein — protein MPDSDDTDPAVTREFQQAQQALDDATKARAADLSDAAVINRLYYAAFHAIQAVLYDRGFEPTSHGGVLSLFGSEIIAADDAPRRDGRFFSQLSELRQQADYGYDELDEDVDALLSRTQQLVDDMEDLCTSSE, from the coding sequence ATGCCTGACTCTGACGACACGGATCCTGCTGTCACCCGAGAATTCCAGCAGGCCCAGCAGGCACTCGACGACGCCACGAAAGCGCGAGCGGCCGACCTCTCGGACGCTGCAGTGATCAACCGCCTCTATTACGCCGCGTTCCACGCCATCCAAGCAGTCCTCTACGACCGCGGGTTCGAGCCCACATCCCACGGTGGCGTTCTTTCCTTGTTTGGCTCGGAAATCATCGCTGCTGACGACGCCCCACGGCGGGACGGTCGCTTCTTCAGTCAACTTTCGGAGCTCCGACAGCAGGCCGACTACGGGTACGACGAACTTGATGAGGATGTCGACGCGCTCCTCTCACGAACCCAGCAACTCGTCGATGACATGGAGGACCTCTGTACCTCGTCGGAGTAG
- a CDS encoding transcription initiation factor IIB, translating to MALRDIYERRFDEDIPAAGQSSSGCPECGGIVHTNSIETACEDCGLVVEDRPIDHGPEWRAFDDDERDRRERTGPPLTPTRHDRGLSGEIGFDRTDANGTTLSGQKRHQIARLRREHRRGRWSSKADQNLAHGFSEVRRIVGALDLPRSLRDQACRLYRTAAGEDLIRGRSIEAMAAASVYAACRCAGLPRTLQEVSVTSAVSHERVQNAYSVLNRELELPTVPMEPLEYVPRVTSALDLSAGTRQRAAALAKQAVRTGVANGYNPAGVAAGCVYQAAREQDERVTQAALADAAEVTPMTVRARWNELQTVLDGGDEQPRRGNA from the coding sequence ATGGCACTGAGAGACATCTACGAGCGGAGGTTCGACGAGGACATCCCCGCCGCCGGGCAGTCCAGCAGCGGCTGTCCCGAGTGCGGTGGGATCGTCCACACGAACAGCATCGAGACGGCCTGCGAGGACTGCGGACTGGTCGTTGAGGACCGCCCGATCGACCACGGCCCAGAGTGGCGGGCATTCGACGATGACGAGCGCGACAGGCGCGAGCGAACCGGGCCACCGCTGACGCCGACCCGCCACGACCGAGGGCTGTCAGGCGAAATCGGCTTCGACAGGACCGACGCGAACGGCACCACGCTATCGGGACAGAAGCGTCACCAGATCGCTCGCCTCCGTCGCGAGCACCGGCGTGGGCGGTGGTCCAGCAAGGCCGATCAGAATCTCGCCCACGGCTTTTCGGAAGTTCGACGGATCGTCGGCGCACTCGATCTCCCACGGAGCCTCCGCGACCAGGCCTGTCGCCTCTACCGAACTGCTGCCGGCGAGGACCTCATCCGTGGCCGGTCGATCGAGGCGATGGCTGCCGCCAGCGTCTACGCCGCGTGTCGGTGTGCCGGGCTGCCCCGAACGCTCCAGGAAGTCAGCGTGACCTCGGCAGTCTCCCACGAGCGCGTTCAGAACGCATACAGCGTGCTCAACCGGGAGCTCGAACTGCCGACGGTACCGATGGAGCCTCTCGAGTACGTCCCGAGAGTCACCTCGGCACTCGACCTCTCTGCGGGGACCCGCCAGCGAGCAGCGGCGCTCGCGAAACAGGCAGTGCGCACCGGTGTCGCGAACGGATACAATCCCGCGGGTGTCGCGGCTGGCTGTGTGTATCAGGCAGCCAGAGAACAGGACGAACGGGTCACCCAGGCAGCGCTCGCCGACGCTGCCGAGGTCACCCCGATGACGGTTCGTGCGCGGTGGAACGAACTCCAGACCGTCCTCGACGGTGGAGACGAGCAGCCTCGGCGGGGGAACGCGTGA
- a CDS encoding ferredoxin--NADP reductase, whose product MGFSDAQIRSITRISPDCTQYVLRLDSETFDGQAGQHTALRTPAGVKPYSTLVVDRDRIVLMIRAYGTDGVADYMADRAVGDRVQVKTDLTGNLTLQGTVRPAVFVGTGTGITPLLGLLHAYVTGGGRKAVFMFGEKTQDQLLYKAMLEQYELVHPVELRLSLSREDWHGHTGYVQEQLPAVVSDIGLDADYYLCGVPAAVVAGKNELDRLGVSSDDVHTEGWEDARVAV is encoded by the coding sequence ATGGGATTCTCAGACGCACAGATACGCAGTATCACACGGATTAGTCCTGACTGTACGCAGTACGTCCTCAGACTGGACTCGGAGACGTTCGACGGGCAGGCGGGTCAGCATACTGCCCTTCGGACACCAGCCGGTGTCAAGCCGTACAGTACGCTCGTCGTCGACCGAGACCGTATCGTGCTCATGATCCGCGCCTACGGGACAGACGGGGTCGCAGACTACATGGCCGACCGGGCGGTCGGCGACCGTGTACAGGTCAAGACTGATCTGACCGGGAACCTCACCCTTCAGGGGACGGTCCGGCCGGCAGTCTTCGTCGGAACTGGCACCGGGATCACACCGCTGCTCGGTCTGTTGCACGCGTACGTGACGGGAGGCGGGCGGAAGGCCGTCTTCATGTTCGGCGAGAAGACACAGGATCAGTTGCTCTACAAGGCGATGCTGGAACAGTACGAACTAGTTCACCCCGTCGAGCTCCGGCTGTCGCTCTCCCGAGAGGACTGGCACGGACACACTGGATACGTGCAGGAGCAACTCCCGGCGGTCGTCTCTGACATCGGTCTCGACGCGGACTACTACCTCTGTGGCGTTCCCGCAGCAGTCGTCGCCGGCAAGAACGAGCTGGACCGATTAGGGGTCTCGTCGGACGATGTCCACACGGAAGGCTGGGAGGACGCACGCGTCGCCGTGTGA
- a CDS encoding cysteine hydrolase family protein, with amino-acid sequence MTDAVIVLDMLNDFVTGEIGTDRAERIIPTLRDELLPSAHAHDVRVIYSNDAHRPEDFELEVWGEHAMRGTEGAEVIPELEPAETDDVFEKRFYDAFHGTGLDEHLRSLGVDRLVLTGLHTNMCVRHTSATAFFSGYDIVVPEDCVNAFSEEAHQQGLAYLEDVYHAEVTTSTDLVGEWGSTPN; translated from the coding sequence ATGACTGACGCCGTTATCGTCCTCGACATGCTGAACGACTTCGTCACTGGCGAGATCGGGACAGACCGCGCCGAGCGGATTATCCCGACGCTGCGTGACGAGCTCCTTCCCTCTGCGCACGCGCACGACGTTCGGGTTATCTACTCAAACGACGCCCACCGGCCGGAGGACTTCGAACTGGAGGTCTGGGGAGAGCACGCGATGCGCGGGACGGAGGGTGCAGAGGTGATCCCGGAGCTAGAGCCGGCCGAGACCGACGACGTGTTTGAGAAGCGCTTTTACGACGCCTTCCACGGAACGGGACTGGACGAACATCTCCGCAGCCTTGGCGTCGATCGGCTCGTGCTGACCGGTCTCCACACGAACATGTGCGTTCGGCACACGTCTGCGACGGCGTTTTTCAGTGGGTACGACATCGTCGTGCCCGAAGACTGCGTCAACGCCTTCAGCGAAGAGGCCCACCAGCAGGGACTGGCGTATCTCGAAGACGTGTACCACGCCGAGGTCACGACGTCCACAGACCTGGTCGGCGAGTGGGGCTCGACCCCGAACTGA
- a CDS encoding RNA-guided endonuclease InsQ/TnpB family protein, whose product MDVRRTAVVKLIISDEPRDALHRTSDQFLYCANRTSEYCWSNTSYTECKTNKREVRDALYAELRAETELPAQLVQAAIRRAVEAVKSVVERWKKKQRVSQPTFTAETMDYDTRSATFYRNNVSLATVEGRVEPSFILPADSPTPYERYVLSEDYEFRESTLRYDATTDEFYLHVSTRRVNDEDAEASTDTGHSDQTVLGIDLGVNSLAVSSTGTFWKGDDYDHWCREFEKRRGEMQKRATQAGHNALLRLGKREEAWRKQYIHTVANELVSEAIDYGCDVIVFEDLTDIRERLPHATWHHIWAFRRLFEYVEYKAPEQGVFVEQVEPNYTSQRCSRMDCGFTHEDNRDGEHFECQKCGYEVNADYNAAKNIGVRYARKQIHRLRSSPTSESGDARVDVRLNGGTLSGESHQPIAGD is encoded by the coding sequence ATGGACGTGCGTCGAACAGCCGTCGTGAAACTCATCATTTCCGACGAGCCACGCGACGCACTCCACCGAACCAGCGACCAATTCCTGTACTGCGCGAACCGAACTAGCGAATATTGCTGGTCCAACACGTCCTACACCGAGTGCAAAACCAACAAGCGAGAAGTACGGGACGCACTCTACGCCGAACTCCGAGCGGAGACAGAATTACCAGCACAACTCGTCCAAGCCGCGATTCGTCGCGCCGTTGAAGCCGTTAAAAGCGTTGTCGAACGCTGGAAGAAGAAACAGCGCGTCTCTCAACCGACGTTCACCGCCGAGACGATGGACTACGACACGCGGAGCGCGACCTTCTACCGTAACAACGTGTCGCTCGCAACCGTCGAAGGCCGAGTCGAACCCTCGTTCATCCTCCCGGCAGACAGTCCGACGCCCTACGAGCGGTACGTCCTTTCTGAGGACTACGAGTTCCGTGAGAGCACGCTTCGGTACGACGCGACCACCGACGAGTTCTACCTCCACGTTTCGACTCGGCGAGTAAACGACGAAGACGCAGAGGCTTCTACAGATACCGGGCACTCAGACCAAACAGTCCTCGGTATCGACCTTGGCGTCAATTCGTTGGCCGTCTCCTCTACGGGAACGTTCTGGAAAGGAGACGACTATGACCACTGGTGTCGTGAATTCGAGAAGCGACGTGGTGAGATGCAAAAGCGCGCCACTCAAGCCGGGCACAACGCCTTGCTTCGACTCGGTAAGCGTGAAGAAGCATGGCGGAAACAATACATCCACACCGTCGCTAACGAGCTTGTCTCGGAGGCCATCGACTACGGCTGCGACGTAATCGTGTTCGAGGACTTGACCGATATTCGAGAGCGGCTTCCGCACGCGACGTGGCACCACATCTGGGCGTTTCGGCGCCTGTTCGAGTACGTCGAGTACAAAGCGCCTGAGCAGGGTGTCTTCGTGGAGCAGGTTGAGCCGAACTACACGAGTCAACGCTGTTCTCGAATGGATTGTGGGTTCACGCACGAAGACAACCGCGACGGAGAGCACTTCGAGTGCCAGAAGTGCGGGTACGAAGTGAACGCGGACTACAATGCTGCGAAGAACATCGGTGTGCGGTACGCTCGAAAGCAGATTCATAGACTCCGTTCCTCGCCTACGTCGGAGAGTGGAGACGCACGAGTAGACGTGCGTTTGAATGGTGGGACGTTGAGCGGCGAGAGTCACCAGCCTATTGCTGGCGACTGA
- a CDS encoding TRAM domain-containing protein, with protein sequence MEYLANGSSVGCVGVFGYKPLINGGILLFRKDMRDSSTPLCLFTSRVESRDGEYVLTIPEQEVELGTLEPGDTYRVGVYPGISTSSTTTDDRHATGTDRDVSNTRSAGEQAPSTTTRDSLRSASPNTASAPTSTDRTPDQPPVTEGETLRVQIEDVGDQGDGLARVGPGYVVFVPDTEVGQQPLVRVTTVRENVAFAEVVEQ encoded by the coding sequence GTGGAATATCTGGCGAACGGATCGTCAGTAGGCTGTGTAGGAGTTTTCGGATACAAACCCCTTATTAATGGAGGGATTCTCCTCTTCAGGAAAGATATGAGGGACTCGTCCACGCCGCTGTGTCTATTCACGAGTCGCGTCGAGAGCCGAGATGGAGAGTACGTCCTCACGATTCCAGAGCAGGAAGTTGAACTCGGCACGCTCGAGCCCGGCGACACATACCGGGTCGGCGTCTACCCCGGGATATCGACGTCGTCTACAACTACCGACGATCGACACGCAACGGGGACTGACCGGGATGTATCGAACACTCGGTCAGCTGGAGAGCAGGCGCCCTCGACCACGACGCGCGATTCGTTGCGATCGGCATCGCCGAATACGGCGAGTGCCCCAACATCGACTGACCGGACGCCGGACCAGCCGCCGGTGACCGAAGGCGAGACCCTCCGCGTCCAGATCGAGGACGTCGGCGACCAGGGGGACGGCCTCGCTCGTGTGGGCCCGGGCTACGTCGTGTTCGTTCCCGATACCGAGGTCGGCCAGCAGCCGCTCGTCCGGGTCACGACCGTTCGCGAGAACGTTGCCTTCGCGGAGGTCGTCGAACAGTGA
- a CDS encoding FAD-dependent oxidoreductase, whose translation MIQPDRGAGGASPDLTDETVDVSVLVIGAGAAGARTAIELVEQGIDPEDVLVIGKRAHGDAHTTWARGGINGALGTHDPEDDPAIHAADTLKEGHFLNDPGKVETVTRRMPRLLRELDDWGMAYSRTAEGDIDQRYFGAQSFRRTAFAGDHTGESLLDTLVAKAQSLSVPYRENVFISRVLTDGGRVVGAAGVDLDTGGFVVFRADTVVLAAGGYTSLYDRHSSRDDENTADGPALAYEAGARLMDLEFVQFHPTGMVGDRYGETWDGRLVTEAVRGDGGRLYNVEGVLQAAGERTESRGAHYRTDRPETDDGWRHNIVIERDSVGGMRLSTASVGSPSRAVQAALDAGYELNYHQLE comes from the coding sequence GTGATACAACCCGACCGAGGAGCCGGCGGCGCGTCGCCCGATCTGACCGACGAGACGGTGGACGTGAGCGTGCTGGTGATCGGCGCGGGAGCCGCGGGCGCCCGGACCGCCATTGAGCTCGTCGAGCAAGGCATCGACCCCGAGGACGTGCTGGTGATCGGCAAGCGCGCCCACGGCGACGCCCACACGACGTGGGCACGCGGCGGTATCAACGGTGCCCTGGGCACTCACGACCCCGAAGATGACCCGGCGATTCACGCCGCGGACACGCTGAAGGAGGGCCATTTTCTCAACGACCCGGGGAAGGTCGAGACGGTCACTCGACGGATGCCCCGCCTGCTGCGAGAACTCGACGACTGGGGGATGGCCTACAGCCGCACCGCCGAGGGTGACATCGACCAGCGGTACTTCGGCGCCCAGTCGTTCCGCCGGACCGCCTTCGCCGGCGACCACACCGGGGAGTCGCTGCTGGACACGCTGGTGGCGAAGGCCCAGTCGCTGTCGGTTCCCTACCGCGAGAACGTCTTCATCAGTCGAGTACTCACCGACGGCGGTCGGGTAGTCGGCGCCGCGGGCGTCGACTTGGACACGGGCGGGTTCGTCGTCTTCCGGGCAGACACGGTGGTGCTGGCGGCAGGCGGCTATACCAGCCTCTACGACCGCCACTCCTCGCGGGATGACGAGAACACCGCCGACGGGCCGGCGCTGGCCTACGAGGCCGGCGCCCGGCTGATGGACCTGGAGTTCGTCCAGTTCCACCCCACCGGGATGGTGGGCGACCGCTACGGTGAGACGTGGGACGGCCGGCTCGTCACGGAGGCGGTCCGCGGCGACGGCGGTCGGCTGTACAACGTCGAGGGGGTTCTCCAGGCGGCCGGCGAGCGCACGGAGTCTCGTGGCGCTCACTACCGCACCGACCGCCCCGAAACCGATGACGGCTGGCGGCACAACATCGTCATCGAACGCGACAGCGTCGGCGGGATGCGCCTGAGCACTGCCTCCGTAGGCTCGCCCAGCCGAGCGGTTCAGGCGGCACTGGATGCCGGCTACGAGCTGAACTACCACCAACTGGAGTAG
- a CDS encoding DUF4397 domain-containing protein: MAKTASVRVGHCCPDAPNVDVHVDGDLAFEDVPFEQISEYAELSAESHDISVTPHGDDESVLDLTVDLEADSAYSALATGMLDDLECTVFADAPGDIADDQTHVRFVHASPDAPAVDVRVADGGPTLCESIEFRDASEYVPVDAGSYDLEVVPTGSDDVALSLPDTELDGGAAVSAIAVGQAGDGSLGAVFADDTR, from the coding sequence ATGGCAAAGACTGCATCCGTCCGTGTCGGCCACTGTTGTCCAGATGCTCCGAACGTCGACGTCCACGTCGACGGCGACCTCGCCTTCGAGGACGTCCCGTTCGAGCAGATCAGCGAGTACGCGGAACTCTCGGCAGAGAGCCACGACATCTCCGTCACGCCACACGGTGACGACGAGTCCGTCCTCGACCTGACAGTCGATCTCGAGGCGGACAGTGCCTACTCGGCGCTCGCGACCGGCATGCTCGACGATCTCGAATGTACGGTGTTCGCCGACGCCCCCGGCGATATCGCGGACGACCAGACCCACGTCCGGTTCGTCCACGCCTCGCCCGACGCCCCTGCGGTTGACGTGCGAGTCGCCGACGGTGGCCCGACCCTGTGTGAGAGCATCGAGTTCCGAGACGCCAGCGAGTATGTCCCCGTCGACGCCGGCTCCTACGACCTCGAGGTCGTCCCGACAGGAAGCGACGATGTCGCGCTGTCCCTGCCCGATACCGAACTCGACGGTGGGGCAGCCGTCTCGGCGATCGCCGTCGGGCAGGCCGGCGACGGCTCGCTCGGCGCGGTGTTCGCAGACGACACCCGGTAG
- a CDS encoding ABC transporter ATP-binding protein, which produces MPSDHEPSSHALPDRSESWSGNPIWRLYTTYGAGRRYAVVGAVATVLGRAFGLIPAFVIGLTVDAIFLAERSYALPFVPDRLVPNTDVGLLYLSIAILLGAAAVGAVASWVEDWGWSVFAQRVQRNLRVDAYERLQDLELAYFTGQRTGDLMSVLNNDVNALETFLRDGLSATLWVLATVVGIGVILVGLNAPLAAVTLLPIPVLAAFTLLFTRLIEPRYLSIREEIGDLNSRLENNVSGIEVIKSESAEQFETERVAEASDAYLVANLSAIKIRITYFPGLNVISGIGFAITFLVGGLWVLGQPPFGLTGTLTPGAFVTFVIYAQQFLWPIIRLGDAVDDYERAKAAGSRVQGVLLRTPAVLDRPDARPLKMIEGAVTYDAVRFAYSGEPVLTDVDFAVDGGETVGVVGPTGAGKSTLLKLLPRLYDPDEGAVRIDGQDVRDVTLRSLRRSVGYVSQEPFLFFGTVRENIRYGTFDASDDEVERAARRAQAHEFVENLPDGYDTMIGERGVKLSGGQRQRLALARTMLKDPAILVLDEATSAVDTETEALIQTQLAEFAADRTTFVIAHRLSTVRTADRILVLDDGRVTEDGTHEALLETEGLYANFWRVQTGDIASLPRAFIERALRRQAVVGADDGADEGRAN; this is translated from the coding sequence GTGCCCTCCGACCACGAGCCCAGCAGCCACGCACTCCCGGATCGCTCGGAGTCGTGGTCGGGGAACCCGATCTGGCGGCTCTACACCACGTACGGGGCTGGTCGCCGGTACGCCGTCGTCGGCGCCGTGGCTACCGTCCTCGGTCGGGCGTTCGGACTAATCCCCGCGTTCGTCATCGGCCTGACCGTCGACGCGATCTTCCTCGCCGAGCGCTCGTACGCGCTGCCGTTCGTCCCGGACCGGCTCGTTCCGAATACCGACGTCGGCTTGCTGTACCTCTCGATCGCGATTCTGCTGGGCGCAGCTGCCGTCGGGGCGGTCGCCTCCTGGGTCGAGGACTGGGGCTGGAGCGTCTTCGCACAGCGCGTCCAGCGCAACCTCCGGGTCGACGCCTACGAGCGCCTGCAGGACCTCGAACTCGCGTACTTCACCGGCCAGCGCACGGGCGACCTGATGAGTGTCCTGAACAACGATGTCAACGCCCTCGAAACGTTCCTCAGGGACGGACTGAGTGCGACGCTGTGGGTCCTCGCGACCGTCGTCGGTATCGGGGTGATCCTCGTCGGGCTGAACGCCCCGCTGGCGGCAGTGACGCTACTGCCGATCCCGGTGCTCGCGGCGTTCACGCTGCTGTTCACCCGACTGATCGAGCCGCGGTACCTCTCGATCCGCGAGGAGATCGGCGACCTCAACTCCCGGCTGGAGAACAACGTCAGCGGCATCGAGGTGATCAAAAGCGAGAGCGCCGAGCAGTTCGAAACCGAACGGGTGGCCGAGGCGTCCGACGCGTACCTCGTGGCCAACCTCTCGGCGATCAAGATCCGGATCACCTACTTCCCCGGGTTGAACGTCATCTCCGGGATCGGCTTCGCGATCACCTTCCTCGTTGGCGGGCTGTGGGTCCTCGGCCAGCCACCCTTCGGCCTGACGGGCACGCTCACGCCGGGTGCGTTCGTGACGTTCGTCATCTACGCACAGCAGTTTCTCTGGCCGATCATCAGACTGGGCGACGCCGTCGACGACTACGAGCGGGCCAAGGCTGCTGGGAGTCGGGTCCAGGGTGTGCTCTTGCGGACCCCCGCGGTGCTGGACCGTCCCGACGCCCGCCCGCTCAAGATGATCGAGGGTGCCGTGACGTACGACGCCGTCCGGTTCGCCTACTCCGGCGAGCCGGTGTTGACCGACGTTGACTTCGCCGTCGACGGCGGGGAGACTGTCGGCGTGGTCGGCCCGACGGGTGCGGGCAAGTCGACGCTGCTGAAGCTACTGCCGCGGCTGTACGACCCCGACGAGGGAGCCGTCCGGATAGACGGCCAGGACGTCCGTGACGTGACCCTCCGGAGCCTCAGACGGTCGGTGGGCTACGTCAGCCAGGAGCCGTTTCTCTTCTTCGGGACGGTTCGAGAGAACATCCGGTACGGCACCTTCGACGCGAGCGACGACGAGGTCGAACGGGCCGCCCGCCGGGCTCAGGCTCACGAGTTCGTCGAGAACCTGCCCGACGGGTACGACACGATGATCGGCGAACGCGGGGTGAAGCTCTCGGGCGGCCAGCGCCAGCGGCTGGCGCTTGCACGCACGATGCTCAAAGACCCGGCCATCCTCGTGTTGGACGAGGCCACCTCGGCGGTCGATACCGAGACGGAGGCGCTCATTCAGACACAACTCGCCGAGTTCGCCGCCGACCGGACCACGTTCGTCATCGCCCACCGACTGTCGACCGTTCGGACGGCCGACCGGATTCTCGTGCTCGACGATGGACGGGTGACCGAGGACGGCACCCACGAGGCACTCCTCGAGACGGAGGGGCTGTACGCGAACTTCTGGCGGGTCCAGACCGGTGACATCGCCTCGCTCCCACGGGCGTTTATCGAACGAGCGCTCCGTCGACAGGCGGTCGTCGGTGCCGACGACGGAGCAGACGAGGGGCGGGCGAACTGA
- a CDS encoding nucleotidyltransferase domain-containing protein, which translates to MSDETASESLPADAHTDAAAAFVDRARSRHGDEIVELYVFGSTVRGDAHGRSSDVDVLIVLDEETDRDVTADSLRDIALDVTIEYGPAIELHILSGTTFDRYRREGNPFIRNVVTEGRSYA; encoded by the coding sequence ATGAGTGACGAGACCGCGTCCGAGTCACTCCCCGCCGACGCCCATACCGATGCAGCGGCGGCGTTCGTCGACCGAGCGCGGTCCCGGCACGGCGACGAGATCGTCGAACTATACGTCTTCGGCTCGACAGTCCGCGGCGACGCCCACGGGCGGTCGAGCGACGTTGACGTTCTCATCGTTCTCGACGAAGAGACCGATCGCGATGTCACCGCCGACTCACTCCGCGATATCGCCCTCGACGTGACGATCGAATATGGGCCTGCCATCGAACTCCACATCCTCTCGGGAACCACATTCGATCGCTACCGTCGAGAGGGGAATCCGTTCATCCGAAACGTCGTCACTGAGGGGCGCTCGTATGCCTGA